ACTCACATAACGGATTCATACACACGAAAAGGAAGTCTGTTTGTAAACAGTTCTGCAAGTGTGATTCCCTTCACACAAAACAAGGTTAGGAAATATCATATCATAAAAATTCCGAAGGATAAAAAGAAGCTCGCTTTCGATGTGCAATTAATAAATTTATAATTAAAGTTTAATTGAAATTAGAAATAAAAGATAAAATATTAGAAATTATAGGAGCGGAGGCAGATAAATCTGACTATGAAATTTATGTTATCGGCGGATATGTTCGCGATTTTATTTTAGGAAAGCAGAGCACTGATATTGATATAATGGTATTAGGAGATGCAACCTATTTTGCACATCTTGCTGCGAAAAAATTTAAAACAGAACTTAATGCAGTTTATAAAAATTTCGGAACTGCTCTATTAATGGTAACAGATAACAATGTTGAATACAAAATAGAGTTTGCTTCGGCAAGAAAAGAAAGCTACAACAGGAATTCACGTAAACCTGAAGTTGTTGATGCAAATTTAGAAGAAGATATTTCAAGAAGAGATTTTACTATCAATACTCTCGCCGTTTCACTTAACAAAAAAAATTACGGGGAGCTTGTAGATTTATACAATGGAGTCGAAGATATCAGAAACGGAATTATCAAAACTCCGTTAGACCCGCTTAAAACTTTTGATGACGACCCGTTAAGGATAATGCGAGCAATAAGATTTGCTTCAAGGCTGAATTTTAAAATTGAAGAAAAGACTTACAACGCAATTATTTCAATGAAAAACAGATTGAAAGAAGCTGAAGTTGTATCGACTGAAAGGGTTACCGATGAGTTTTTACAGATACTGATGACTGATAAGCCATCAATAGGATTAGATCTGATGTTCAGAACGGGAGTTATGGCAATTGTGTTTCCCGAAATGTCCGTAATGGCGGGAGTTGAACAAAGAAAAGAATATCATCACAAAGATGTTTTTTATCATACACTGGAAGTAGTTGATAATATTTCTAAAAAGACGGATAATCTCTGGCTCCGTTTTGCCGCATTAGTTCATGATATTGCAAAACCAAAGACTAAAAAATTTATAGAAGGAATCGGCTGGACATTTCACGCACATGAAGAAGTCGGTGCCAGAATGATGAAGAAGATTTTTTTGCGTATGAAACTGCCTTTAACTCAGTTACCTTATGTTGAAAAATTAGTAAGGATGCATCTGCGTCCAATACCACTTGCTAAGGATGAAGTAACGGATTCAGCTATAAGAAGACTTGCAGCAGAAGCGGGAGAAGACTTAGTTGATTTACTGACATTATGCAGAG
This is a stretch of genomic DNA from Bacteroidota bacterium. It encodes these proteins:
- a CDS encoding HD domain-containing protein, translated to MKLEIKDKILEIIGAEADKSDYEIYVIGGYVRDFILGKQSTDIDIMVLGDATYFAHLAAKKFKTELNAVYKNFGTALLMVTDNNVEYKIEFASARKESYNRNSRKPEVVDANLEEDISRRDFTINTLAVSLNKKNYGELVDLYNGVEDIRNGIIKTPLDPLKTFDDDPLRIMRAIRFASRLNFKIEEKTYNAIISMKNRLKEAEVVSTERVTDEFLQILMTDKPSIGLDLMFRTGVMAIVFPEMSVMAGVEQRKEYHHKDVFYHTLEVVDNISKKTDNLWLRFAALVHDIAKPKTKKFIEGIGWTFHAHEEVGARMMKKIFLRMKLPLTQLPYVEKLVRMHLRPIPLAKDEVTDSAIRRLAAEAGEDLVDLLTLCRADITSKNITKVSKFFKNYEIVEKKIVEVQEKDNLRNFQSPVRGEEIMEYFNIPPSREVGIIKKKIEEAILEGEIPNEYADARKFMENLSL